The genomic region GCGGCTGACCGTGACCGGCAAGCCTGCCGGCATTGCGCTTTCTCCCGATAAGGCGACGGCTTACATCACGGCGCCCGACAGCAAGGAGCTGATCGAGGTCGATGCTGTTGCGCGCAAGGTGAAGCGGCGGCTTTTCCTAGATGGCGGACCACTCGGAATTGCTGCCAATCCGGTGCGGCCGGAAGTCTACGTCGCCGACTGGTATACGCATAAAGTTCGCATCATCGATACGAAGAGCCTGACCGTTGTTGGGGAGGTCAGGGTTGGCGACTCACCATCGGGGCTCGCCGTGACGCCCGACGGAAAATTGCTCGTGTCTGCGGATCGCGACAGCGATGCGATTTCGATTGTTGATGTTGCGAGCCGTAAGGTGCTGGCATCAATTCCGGTCGGCAAGCGTCCTTTCGGCATTACGATCGACGCGCGCGGCGAGCGTGCCTATACCGCGAACGTGAAGAGCGACGACGCAACCGTCATTGATATTGCAGCGCGGAAAGTCGTTGGCAGCGTCAAGACGGGGCGTCGGCCATATGCTGTGGCGCTTGCGCAGGGGAATGGGTTCGTCACGGACCAATACGGAGGGACGGTTACGGTTTTCGATCTGGCAACGCTCGCTCCGGTCAAGCGGATCGACACGTGCGATCATGCGGAAGGTATTGAAGCCGATGCCGGGGAAAAGAATGTTTACGTCTCATGCTGGGGTG from Hyphomicrobium sp. MC1 harbors:
- a CDS encoding YncE family protein, which gives rise to MRKNAHKLRLLKLGQGLIAVCAMALPASAHEALLTDQTSDTLSFVDLDTMKETARLTVTGKPAGIALSPDKATAYITAPDSKELIEVDAVARKVKRRLFLDGGPLGIAANPVRPEVYVADWYTHKVRIIDTKSLTVVGEVRVGDSPSGLAVTPDGKLLVSADRDSDAISIVDVASRKVLASIPVGKRPFGITIDARGERAYTANVKSDDATVIDIAARKVVGSVKTGRRPYAVALAQGNGFVTDQYGGTVTVFDLATLAPVKRIDTCDHAEGIEADAGEKNVYVSCWGEDVLLRIDPVKLVVTGRAAVADGPRAFGKFLR